A window of Formosa sp. Hel1_31_208 contains these coding sequences:
- a CDS encoding serine hydrolase, protein MNLRKLSYCLILFGVILSSCDKKEKIQTEGGSIFPSIDANKVGISSEKLSFLKDEISSWVETGDLVGGEVLIIKDDYTIFHESFGWFNKEQNKKMEKGAIYHTSSMSKPFSTTLILQLSEKGILSLDEPAQKFIYNFPNDSVTIRNLMNHTSGYTGWGPDGVNHENIGQYKNLSDWITSWTSMGPNISVGVHHYTNYNNAALMLIAEVATGKPAKLLTEENILNPLNLSNTHVYPLNESVNEKIPPLYRWSSVKKAYDKIDNFEALNWPAYAGSFGIFSTAEDYALFMKFWMNRGSYGGHKLLAEESINQAFSNSNPNIVESDTTKKYGLGWRFTPSKFSNMPLEFNHGGIMRSYAVAFPSENVIVIYATHSWKRRSHREAFINLIWQIGLFDLQPSPNHVRVKDNNVKFMKLDDKEAKKYIGTYIGEYADGFSINVKIRYEYGQLVNRIEYSDLSLPDINYLSFVDSTTAHSTIIHNQESIWFNPNNRIRFLEKEGLITGFKVMRNNELEIELLKINDSH, encoded by the coding sequence ATGAACTTAAGAAAGCTTTCATATTGCCTAATTTTATTCGGAGTCATATTGTCTTCTTGTGACAAGAAAGAAAAGATTCAAACAGAAGGTGGGTCAATATTTCCATCTATTGATGCTAATAAGGTAGGTATCTCTAGCGAAAAACTAAGCTTCCTTAAAGATGAGATAAGTTCTTGGGTTGAGACTGGAGATTTAGTCGGTGGAGAAGTTTTAATCATCAAAGACGATTATACTATTTTTCATGAATCTTTTGGATGGTTTAATAAAGAACAAAATAAGAAAATGGAAAAGGGAGCTATATATCATACCTCTTCTATGTCAAAACCATTTTCCACAACCCTAATCTTGCAATTGTCTGAAAAAGGTATACTTTCTTTAGATGAGCCTGCTCAAAAATTCATATATAATTTCCCAAATGATTCTGTTACAATCAGAAATCTAATGAATCATACAAGCGGTTATACTGGTTGGGGACCTGATGGAGTTAATCATGAAAATATTGGACAATACAAAAATCTATCCGACTGGATTACATCATGGACATCAATGGGCCCTAATATTTCAGTAGGTGTTCATCATTATACAAATTATAACAACGCCGCCTTGATGCTAATTGCAGAAGTAGCAACAGGTAAACCAGCAAAACTTCTAACAGAAGAAAATATCCTGAATCCTTTAAACTTAAGCAATACGCATGTATATCCATTAAATGAATCGGTTAATGAAAAAATACCACCACTCTACAGATGGAGCTCTGTAAAGAAGGCTTACGATAAAATTGATAATTTTGAAGCTTTAAACTGGCCTGCTTATGCAGGTTCCTTTGGTATTTTTTCGACTGCCGAAGATTACGCATTGTTTATGAAGTTTTGGATGAACAGGGGATCTTATGGAGGCCACAAATTATTAGCCGAAGAAAGTATTAATCAAGCATTCTCAAATTCTAATCCCAATATAGTTGAAAGCGATACCACAAAAAAGTATGGGTTGGGTTGGCGCTTCACTCCTTCAAAGTTTTCAAATATGCCCCTGGAGTTTAATCATGGAGGAATTATGCGTTCGTATGCCGTAGCTTTTCCCTCAGAAAATGTAATAGTTATTTACGCTACCCATTCTTGGAAGCGAAGATCACACAGAGAAGCATTTATTAATCTAATTTGGCAAATTGGGTTATTTGATTTACAGCCGTCTCCAAATCACGTCAGGGTAAAGGATAATAATGTCAAATTTATGAAGCTTGATGATAAAGAAGCAAAAAAGTACATTGGCACTTACATTGGTGAGTATGCAGATGGTTTCAGCATAAATGTGAAAATAAGGTATGAGTATGGCCAATTGGTTAATCGGATCGAGTATTCAGATTTGTCGTTGCCAGACATCAATTATTTAAGTTTTGTAGATAGTACAACCGCTCACTCAACAATAATTCATAATCAAGAATCAATATGGTTCAATCCTAATAACAGAATTAGGTTTTTGGAAAAGGAAGGACTAATAACGGGCTTTAAAGTGATGCGTAATAATGAATTGGAAATCGAATTATTAAAAATTAATGACAGCCACTAA
- a CDS encoding DUF6090 family protein, giving the protein MLTENKFGKYLIYAIGEIILVVIGILIALQINNWNEGQKQRQEEIEILKEVKSALIYDLNNAFHSMKNRAISRRDLAIDLLETIKTGKELNDSINFIFIAGGETFRPSYTAYKALESKGIDIIKNDSIKYGIIQIYDSDYVNLKLRLEKNSFSNLRDFNRPFLFDNFKLNENEMYTPIAPKLLLESEKFKIILFRTKGSDQATIYQISDLEGKIKKVISLIDNEIQIK; this is encoded by the coding sequence ATGTTGACAGAAAATAAATTCGGCAAATATCTGATTTATGCTATCGGAGAAATCATACTCGTAGTTATTGGAATCTTAATCGCATTACAAATTAACAACTGGAATGAAGGCCAAAAACAAAGGCAAGAAGAAATTGAGATTCTTAAAGAAGTAAAAAGCGCTCTTATTTATGACCTCAACAATGCATTTCACTCAATGAAAAATCGTGCGATATCTCGAAGAGACCTCGCAATTGATCTATTGGAAACTATTAAAACTGGGAAAGAATTAAATGATTCGATTAACTTTATATTTATAGCAGGAGGTGAGACGTTTAGACCTAGTTATACGGCCTACAAGGCACTTGAAAGCAAAGGGATAGATATTATAAAGAATGATTCCATCAAGTATGGAATTATTCAAATTTATGATTCTGATTATGTAAACTTAAAATTAAGACTTGAGAAAAATAGTTTTTCCAATTTAAGAGATTTTAATAGGCCTTTTTTGTTCGATAATTTTAAATTAAATGAAAACGAAATGTATACTCCGATAGCACCAAAATTATTACTCGAGAGTGAAAAGTTTAAAATAATTTTATTCAGAACTAAAGGTTCAGATCAGGCCACAATTTATCAAATATCAGATCTTGAAGGAAAAATTAAAAAAGTGATCAGCCTAATTGATAATGAAATTCAAATTAAGTAA